The Microbacterium luteum genome includes a region encoding these proteins:
- a CDS encoding CPBP family intramembrane glutamic endopeptidase, with amino-acid sequence MPNAARSAIVRDHPTSTWHLVPALLVCLAAPAFFVLLLPWLGWALLAAGLASGWMLTRKTARLTEPDRRIPSLVRDLSLIAVGLLIVSAIPLKAELDNAGMLRFTVALGGAVVVPYLVSRFVYRDRAIRFPWRGGGRWTWFQWSWLVLVLALGWLILPFYFITSGVYLNWPVVDTPDLIARLFVGVGAVGIWDELFFICTCFALLLRHFPFWQANMLQTIVFVSFLWELGYQAWGPVLTIPFALLQGFIFVKTRSLAYVVTVHLLFDAVVFGVLVHAHNPGLLDGVFLV; translated from the coding sequence CGTGCGGGACCACCCGACCTCCACGTGGCATCTCGTCCCCGCACTGCTGGTGTGCCTGGCGGCCCCGGCGTTCTTCGTTCTCCTGCTGCCGTGGCTCGGCTGGGCGCTCCTGGCCGCCGGGCTCGCGTCCGGCTGGATGCTCACTCGGAAGACCGCCCGCCTCACGGAGCCGGATCGCCGCATCCCGTCGCTGGTGCGCGACCTCTCGCTCATCGCCGTCGGACTGCTGATCGTCAGCGCCATCCCGCTGAAGGCCGAACTCGACAACGCCGGCATGCTGCGTTTCACCGTCGCGCTCGGCGGCGCGGTGGTCGTGCCGTACCTCGTGTCGCGCTTCGTCTACCGCGACCGCGCGATCCGCTTCCCCTGGCGCGGCGGCGGCCGGTGGACGTGGTTCCAGTGGTCCTGGCTCGTGCTGGTGCTCGCGCTGGGCTGGCTCATCCTGCCCTTCTACTTCATCACCTCCGGTGTCTATCTCAACTGGCCGGTCGTCGACACCCCCGACCTCATCGCCCGTCTGTTCGTCGGCGTCGGCGCGGTCGGCATCTGGGACGAGCTGTTCTTCATCTGCACGTGCTTCGCGCTGCTGCTGCGTCACTTCCCGTTCTGGCAGGCGAACATGCTTCAGACGATCGTGTTCGTGTCGTTCCTGTGGGAGCTCGGCTATCAGGCATGGGGCCCCGTACTGACGATCCCGTTCGCGCTGCTGCAGGGATTCATCTTCGTCAAGACACGGTCGCTCGCCTACGTGGTCACCGTGCACCTGCTCTTCGACGCGGTGGTGTTCGGCGTGCTCGTGCACGCGCACAATCCGGGCCTGCTCGACGGGGTCTTCCTGGTCTGA